A section of the Pseudomonas tritici genome encodes:
- a CDS encoding protealysin inhibitor emfourin yields the protein MQISIKENGGPAFFPGLAQPRTVKLDALPEQDQQELRQLIAASDFFQLPQSTVPESGKPGQVHYTLTVTEGQREHTVCVLAPVKSQALDGLVQCVRRHIRC from the coding sequence ATGCAGATTTCGATCAAGGAAAACGGCGGACCGGCGTTTTTTCCCGGCTTGGCCCAGCCTCGTACGGTAAAGCTGGACGCTCTGCCTGAGCAGGATCAGCAGGAGTTGCGGCAACTGATCGCGGCTTCAGACTTTTTTCAGTTGCCGCAGAGCACCGTTCCGGAGTCCGGGAAGCCAGGCCAGGTGCATTACACCCTGACCGTGACAGAGGGCCAGCGCGAGCACACGGTGTGCGTGCTGGCGCCGGTGAAGTCCCAGGCACTGGACGGGCTGGTGCAGTGCGTGCGCAGGCATATTCGGTGTTGA